The genomic stretch CAGCGCCTCAAGGTGCTGAAGACCGAGGAGCCGGGCGGCCGCAAGGCCGGCATCAAGGTGAAGACCGTTGCCGAGCTCGTCGAGAAGCTCAAGACCGAAGCCGGCGTGCTTTAAGTCGGAAGAACAGGGAGACAAAGACATGGCCATTCTTCTTCTGGCAGAACACGACAACAGCAGCGTTTCCGATCAGACCGCCAAGGCATTGACCGCGGCGAAGTCGATCGGTGGGGACATCCACGTCCTCGTCGCCGGCTCCGGCGCACAGGCTGCCGCCGATGCGGCCGCCAAGCTCGACGGCGTCTCTAAGGTCCTGCTCGCTGACAGCGGAGACCTTGCCAATAACCTGGCCGAACCGCTGGCCGACCTGATCGTGTCGCTGGCGGGCAGCTACGACACCATCATTGCCCCGGCAACGGCGTCCGCAAAGAACGTCATGCCACGGGTCGCAGCACTGCTGGACGTCATGCAGGTTTCCGAAATCATCGAAGTGGTCTCTGCCGACACCTTCAAGCGGCCGATCTATGCGGGCAATGCCATCCAGACGGTGCAGTCGACCGATGCAAAAAAGGTGATCACCGTGCGCACCGCAGCCTTCTCGGCTGTAGGCGAAGGCGGTTCGGCTTCGGTCGAGACGGTTTCGGCAGCGGCCAATCCCGGCCTTTCCAGCTTCGTCTCCGACGCGATCGCGTCTTCCGAGCGTCCGGAACTGACCTCCGCGAAGATCATTGTTTCGGGCGGCCGCGCCCTCGGCTCGGCCGACAAGTTCAACGAAGTGATCCTTCCGCTTGCCGACAAGCTGGGTGCCGCAGTCGGCGCTTCGCGTGCGGCAGTCGACGCGGGCTACGCGCCGAACGACTGGCAGGTCGGCCAGACCGGCAAGGTCGTCGCGCCCGACCTCTACATCGCCGCCGGCATTTCCGGAGCGATCCAGCACCTGGCCGGTATGAAGGATTCCAAGGTCATCGTCGCCATCAACAAGGACGAGGAGGCGCCGATCTTCCAGGTCGCCGACTACGGTCTCGTAGGTGATCTGTTCGAACTTCTGCCGGAACTCCAGGAGTCGCTTTAGTCGTTGCTTCGCACCTGCGAAAAACGCTAGAACTGACGCCAGTCGGCCAAGATAAGAAAGGCCGGCCCTTCGAGGGGCCGGCATCAAAGCAGGCGCCGCCGGACGCCTCGGGAGCAGGTCCATGGGTTTGGCTAGTATTCAAAACGTCGGTGTGATCGGGGCAGGGCAGATGGGATGCGGCATCGCCCATGTCGCTGCCATTGCGGGCTACAAGGTGCACATCTACGACCTCTCGCAGGACCGCATCGAGGCTGGCCTGGCAACCATCAACGGCAACCTTGCCCGGCAGGTCACGAACAGCAAGCTGTCCGACGAGGATCGCAAGGCGGCGCTGTCACGCATCAGCGGCTCGGCCGATCTCAACGACCTGGCACCGATGGACCTCGTGATCGAGGCGGCTACCGAGGACGAAAGCGTCAAGCGCAAGATCTACGCGCAGATTTGTCCGATCCTGAAGCCGGAAGCGCTGCTCGCCACCAATACGTCGTCCCTGTCCATCACCCGCCTCGCTTCTGCGACCGATCGCCCGGAACGTTTCATGGGCATCCATTTCATGAATCCGGTTCCGGTCATGAAGCTGGTGGAGCTGGTCCGCGGGATCGCGACCGAAGAAACGACCTTCGCCACCGCCAAGGAATTCGTCTCGACGCTCGACAAGACGATCACGGTCGCCGAGGATTTCCCGGCCTTCATCGTCAACCGCATCCTGCTGCCGATGATCAATGAGGCGATCTACACCCTCTATGAAGGCGTCGGCTCGGTCGAGGCCATCGACACGGCCATGAAGCTCGGTGCCAACCACCCGATGGGGCCGTTGCAGTTGGCAGACTTCATCGGGCTCGACACTTGCCTGTCGATCATGCAGGTGCTGCACGACGGTCTGGCGGATTCCAAGTACCGCCCTTGCCCGCTGCTGGTAAAATATGTGGAAGCGGGCTGGCTTGGCCGGAAATCCGGCCGCGGCTTCTACGATTACCGCGGCGAAACGCCGATCCCGACGCGCTGAGGCGTCACGAACCCTTTGCGGCCGTGATCAATGCCTTGGCATCCGTGCTGTCCCAGACCGCGGGGCCATTCATGGCGGAGACGAGGCAGCCCTTCCTGTCGAGGATGAGCGTGACGGGAAGTCCGAAGGCAAGTCCTTCTTTCTTCATGGTGTTAAACACGCCCATCGTGCTGTCGCGGTAATAGCCGAGCGCATCCACCCGGGTTTCTGCCAGGAATGCCTTAGGTTTTTCGTCTGAGCCCGTATCGATGTTGACGGCGACGACCTCGAAGTCTTCCCCACCCATCTCCTTCTGCAGATTGTTCAGCGCCGGCATCTCCTCCCTGCACGGGCCGCACCACGTCGCCCAGAGATTGAGCAGCACGGTCTTGCCTGCAAAATCGCTCGTCTTCAGGTCCTGCCCCTCAGGCCCCTTGAACGAGAGGTCGATCAGCCGCGGCGATGTGGCGGCGGCCATGGCGGCAACCTCACCCCGCGCGAACTCGTCGACCGTCCGGGCAAGTTCCACCGTGCCCTCGCACGCGCCAGCGTCGGCGGCGACCTCGCCATTGCCAGACCCGGTGTTCCTCACGTATACCGCCACGGCGCCGGCAATCAGCCCGGCCACGGCGGCAATCACGATCAATCTGGCGGAGGGAAGGCCAAGCGGTCTCTTGTTCGTCATCTAGCACTCCAGGACGTATGCATCATGGCTGACGGCACGAAGGACGCGGTATCCTCCAACCAGATGTGGGGCGGTCGCTTCGCCTCCGGCCCGGATGCGATCATGGAGGAGATAAATGCCTCCATCGGCTTCGACAAGAAGCTCTACGCCCAGGACATCCGCGGCTCAATGGCGCATGCGACCATGCTTGCTGCAAAAGGCATCATTTCCGGCGAAGATAAAGACAAGATTGTCGGAGGGCTGAACACGATCCTGTCAGAGATCGAGAGCGGCCAGTTCGAGTTCTCGCGCAAGCTCGAGGACATCCACATGAACGTGGAGGCACGGCTTGCCGCTCTGATTGGCCCAGCCGCCGGACGGCTCCACACGGCGCGCTCCCGTAACGACCAGGTCGCGCTCGACTTTCGCCTCTGGGTGAAGGAAGAACTGAGTAAGACCGAACGTATGCTGACCGGCCTGATCGCCGCGTTTCTCGAGCGTGCCGACGAGCACGCCGATACCGTCATGCCCGGCTTCACCCACCTGCAGACGGCGCAGCCGGTGACCTTCGGCCATCACTGCATGGCCTATGTCGAAATGTTCGGCCGCGACCGGCAGCGGGTGCGCCACGCCATCGAACACCTGGACGAAAGCCCGATCGGCGCCGCCGCACTCGCCGGCACGGGTTTCCCGATCGACCGGCACATGACGGCTGAGGCGCTTGGCTTCCGCGAGCCCACCCGCAACTCCATCGACACCGTGTCCGACCGCGATTTTGCGCTGGAATTCCTGTCGGTTACCGCAATCTGCGCGATGCACCTGTCGCGGCTTGCGGAAGAGATCGTCATCTGGTCGACGCCGCAGTTCGGCTTCATCCGCCTGTCGGACGCCTTCTCGACCGGCTCCTCTATCATGCCGCAGAAGAAGAACCCCGATGCGGCCGAACTGGTCCGCGCGAAGACGGGACGCATCAACGGTTCGCTCGTCGCACTGCTGACCGTCATGAAGGGCCTGCCGCTCGCCTACTCCAAGGACATGCAGGAAGACAAGGAACAGGTCTTCGATGCCGCAGAAAACCTGGAACTCACGATTGCCGCGATGACCGGGATGGTGCGCGACATGACCATCCGCGCCGACCGCATGCGCGCTGCAGCCGGGTCCGGCTACTCGACCGCCACCGACCTCGCCGACTGGCTGGTGCGCGAGGCGGGCCTGCCGTTCCGCGACGCCCACCACGTGACTGGCCGGGCCGTTGCGCTTGCCGAGCAGAAGGGCTGCGACCTCGCAGAGCTTTCGCTGGAGGAACTACAGGGCATCCATGATGCCATCACCGACAAGGTCTTTGATGTCCTGTCGGTCGATGCGTCGGTCGCAAGCCGCACCAGTTTCGGTGGCACCGCCCCGTCGGAAGTGCGCAAGCAGATTGCCTGGTGGCGCGCTCGCAACTAGCCATCGAAATGACCGCAGAGTGACTGCACAAGCGGCAGGAACTCCGCTATGACACCAGCGCAGGCTGGTTGATGAAGGAAACGGAATGTCGAAGCTCGTGCAAAAATTCGGCGGCATCGCCCTGACGCTGGCGGTGGCCGGCATCGTCCTTTCCGGATGCGGCCGCAAGGGTGATCTCGACCGCCCCAGCACTCCTGTGGAGCAGCAGAACATCCGCAAGACGGGAGACGACCGCAAGCCGGAGCCGGTTCCCGAGAAGCGCTTCCTGCTCGATCCCTTGCTCTGAGCGACAACAGCCGTGAACCATTTTCACTACATCGATGGCGTGTTGCACGCCGAGAACGTGCCGATTCCCGAGATTGCCAAGGCGGTCGGCACCCCCTTCTACGTGTACTCCACCGCAACGCTGGAACGCC from Pseudorhizobium banfieldiae encodes the following:
- a CDS encoding electron transfer flavoprotein subunit alpha/FixB family protein, which encodes MAILLLAEHDNSSVSDQTAKALTAAKSIGGDIHVLVAGSGAQAAADAAAKLDGVSKVLLADSGDLANNLAEPLADLIVSLAGSYDTIIAPATASAKNVMPRVAALLDVMQVSEIIEVVSADTFKRPIYAGNAIQTVQSTDAKKVITVRTAAFSAVGEGGSASVETVSAAANPGLSSFVSDAIASSERPELTSAKIIVSGGRALGSADKFNEVILPLADKLGAAVGASRAAVDAGYAPNDWQVGQTGKVVAPDLYIAAGISGAIQHLAGMKDSKVIVAINKDEEAPIFQVADYGLVGDLFELLPELQESL
- the lptM gene encoding LPS translocon maturation chaperone LptM, with the protein product MSKLVQKFGGIALTLAVAGIVLSGCGRKGDLDRPSTPVEQQNIRKTGDDRKPEPVPEKRFLLDPLL
- the argH gene encoding argininosuccinate lyase, with protein sequence MADGTKDAVSSNQMWGGRFASGPDAIMEEINASIGFDKKLYAQDIRGSMAHATMLAAKGIISGEDKDKIVGGLNTILSEIESGQFEFSRKLEDIHMNVEARLAALIGPAAGRLHTARSRNDQVALDFRLWVKEELSKTERMLTGLIAAFLERADEHADTVMPGFTHLQTAQPVTFGHHCMAYVEMFGRDRQRVRHAIEHLDESPIGAAALAGTGFPIDRHMTAEALGFREPTRNSIDTVSDRDFALEFLSVTAICAMHLSRLAEEIVIWSTPQFGFIRLSDAFSTGSSIMPQKKNPDAAELVRAKTGRINGSLVALLTVMKGLPLAYSKDMQEDKEQVFDAAENLELTIAAMTGMVRDMTIRADRMRAAAGSGYSTATDLADWLVREAGLPFRDAHHVTGRAVALAEQKGCDLAELSLEELQGIHDAITDKVFDVLSVDASVASRTSFGGTAPSEVRKQIAWWRARN
- a CDS encoding 3-hydroxybutyryl-CoA dehydrogenase; translation: MGLASIQNVGVIGAGQMGCGIAHVAAIAGYKVHIYDLSQDRIEAGLATINGNLARQVTNSKLSDEDRKAALSRISGSADLNDLAPMDLVIEAATEDESVKRKIYAQICPILKPEALLATNTSSLSITRLASATDRPERFMGIHFMNPVPVMKLVELVRGIATEETTFATAKEFVSTLDKTITVAEDFPAFIVNRILLPMINEAIYTLYEGVGSVEAIDTAMKLGANHPMGPLQLADFIGLDTCLSIMQVLHDGLADSKYRPCPLLVKYVEAGWLGRKSGRGFYDYRGETPIPTR
- the tlpA gene encoding thiol:disulfide interchange protein TlpA, with the protein product MTNKRPLGLPSARLIVIAAVAGLIAGAVAVYVRNTGSGNGEVAADAGACEGTVELARTVDEFARGEVAAMAAATSPRLIDLSFKGPEGQDLKTSDFAGKTVLLNLWATWCGPCREEMPALNNLQKEMGGEDFEVVAVNIDTGSDEKPKAFLAETRVDALGYYRDSTMGVFNTMKKEGLAFGLPVTLILDRKGCLVSAMNGPAVWDSTDAKALITAAKGS